The proteins below are encoded in one region of Streptomyces sp. NBC_00490:
- a CDS encoding ABC transporter ATP-binding protein, producing the protein MGEAFIELDRVEKVFDVRRKTGFMKRERREVRAVDSISFRVARGEMVGYIGPNGAGKSTTIKMLTGILTPSGGRLRVAGIDPSRERSRLAHRIGVVFGQRTTLWWDLPLIDSYKLMHRMYRIPDARYRENLDRCVELLELADLLDVPVRQLSLGQRMRGDIAAALLHDPEVLYLDEPTIGLDVISKAKVRGFLRELNSENGTTVLLTTHDLQDIEQLCSRVMVIDHGRLMYDGPLAGLHEAGESERILVVDLERELPPIEAAPARVVKVEGPRQWLAFPAGASAAPLVARIAAEYPLVDLSVREPDIEAVIAKMYAERATA; encoded by the coding sequence ATGGGTGAGGCTTTCATCGAGCTGGACCGCGTCGAGAAGGTCTTCGACGTGCGCAGGAAGACCGGGTTCATGAAGCGGGAGCGGCGTGAGGTGCGGGCCGTCGACTCGATCTCCTTCCGGGTCGCGCGGGGCGAGATGGTCGGGTACATCGGGCCGAACGGCGCCGGGAAGTCGACCACGATCAAGATGCTGACGGGCATCCTGACGCCGAGCGGGGGCCGGCTGCGGGTGGCGGGCATCGACCCGTCCCGGGAGCGGTCGCGGCTCGCGCACCGGATCGGGGTGGTGTTCGGGCAGCGGACGACGCTGTGGTGGGACCTGCCGCTGATCGACTCGTACAAGCTGATGCACCGCATGTACCGGATCCCCGACGCCCGCTACCGCGAGAACCTCGACCGCTGCGTCGAACTCCTCGAACTGGCGGACCTGTTGGACGTGCCCGTGCGCCAGCTCTCGCTGGGCCAGCGGATGCGCGGCGACATCGCGGCGGCGCTGCTGCACGACCCCGAGGTGCTGTACCTGGACGAGCCGACGATCGGCCTCGACGTCATCTCCAAGGCCAAGGTGCGGGGTTTTCTGCGGGAGTTGAACTCCGAGAACGGCACGACCGTCCTGCTGACCACGCATGATCTCCAGGACATCGAGCAGCTCTGCTCACGGGTGATGGTGATCGACCACGGGCGTCTGATGTACGACGGTCCGCTCGCCGGTCTGCACGAGGCGGGGGAGAGCGAGCGGATCCTGGTGGTGGACCTGGAGCGGGAGCTGCCGCCGATCGAGGCGGCGCCCGCCCGGGTGGTGAAGGTGGAAGGGCCGCGGCAGTGGCTGGCGTTCCCGGCGGGGGCGTCGGCGGCGCCTCTGGTGGCGCGGATCGCGGCGGAGTATCCGCTGGTGGATCTGTCGGTGCGGGAGCCGGACATCGAGGCGGTCATCGCGAAGATGTATGCCGAGCGGGCGACCGCATAG
- a CDS encoding alpha/beta fold hydrolase — protein sequence MSDGTRIAYRDHPRPGAPRTALLLHGLAGHMGEWDALIPRLLTSGFRAVSYDARAHGASTRRPPDVTRAAYVEDAVTLIEALAPGPVTLIGQSLGGHTAMLLASARPELVDALVLVEAGPAGPSPDLPARIRGWLDSWPTPFRSLAEAEAFLGHEGRARGLEERADGRHPRFDRDRMVESLAELAENAYWQDWSRITCPTLVVQGENGTMRPTEAADMRELRPDTRVTVVPGAGHDVHLEAPEQLAQAVEEFTGSVGCDANRR from the coding sequence ATGTCCGACGGCACCCGCATCGCCTACCGCGATCACCCCCGCCCCGGCGCGCCCCGCACCGCCCTCCTCCTGCACGGCCTCGCCGGCCACATGGGGGAGTGGGACGCCCTGATCCCGCGCCTCCTCACCTCCGGCTTCCGCGCGGTGTCCTACGACGCCCGCGCCCACGGCGCCAGCACCCGCCGCCCGCCCGACGTGACCCGCGCGGCCTACGTCGAGGACGCGGTGACCCTGATCGAGGCACTCGCGCCGGGACCCGTGACCCTCATCGGACAGTCCCTCGGCGGCCATACGGCGATGCTGCTGGCGTCCGCCCGCCCGGAACTGGTGGACGCGCTGGTCCTCGTCGAGGCGGGACCGGCCGGCCCGAGTCCGGACCTACCCGCGCGGATCAGGGGATGGCTGGACAGCTGGCCGACGCCGTTCCGGTCCCTCGCCGAGGCCGAGGCCTTCCTCGGTCATGAGGGGCGGGCGAGGGGGCTGGAGGAACGCGCGGACGGCCGGCACCCGCGCTTCGACCGGGACCGCATGGTCGAGTCACTGGCCGAACTCGCCGAGAACGCCTACTGGCAGGACTGGTCGCGCATCACCTGCCCCACCCTCGTGGTCCAGGGCGAGAACGGCACGATGCGTCCGACGGAGGCCGCCGACATGCGGGAGCTGCGCCCGGACACTCGGGTGACGGTGGTGCCGGGGGCCGGTCACGACGTACATCTGGAAGCCCCGGAACAACTGGCGCAGGCCGTGGAGGAGTTCACGGGGTCGGTGGGATGCGACGCGAACCGCCGCTGA
- a CDS encoding SGNH/GDSL hydrolase family protein: MTRRSAGGVGAPPAKHRALLSAMIALIVALSAAIYVGVAADDGSTDQRTTVAQGAAPHNPAAPASTGTWVGAWSTSPAGAEPGTETEGMAGRSVRNVVHSAIGGTSARITLSNLYGQSPLTITHASIAVAAGSDTAAATAQTMRRLTFGGNTTVVVPAGGQVMSDAVRIAIAYGSDVLVTTYSPTPSGPVTYHPHARQISYVAVGDLSEDVTGAAYTEQSPYWRYLTALDVLSNESDGTVVVLGDSLTDGITSTQGANHRWTDVLSDRLRTAIEAGRDLPRYSVVNQGISGNQVLANGLGRPADNQSGLGRFGRDVLSRTNVKVVVIDLGVNDILRNPQLADPDRILDGLRTLVRQAHARGIKVVGATLMPFQGHRGYTGAREDVRQRINAEIRDGKVYDAVVDFDEALRDPYNPRRLRSDYDSGDRLHPSDKGYARMAEAFDLEDLKGSAPAEL; encoded by the coding sequence ATGACCAGGCGTAGTGCCGGGGGTGTGGGGGCGCCCCCTGCAAAGCACCGTGCCCTGCTTTCCGCGATGATCGCCCTGATCGTGGCGCTGTCCGCCGCCATATACGTCGGTGTCGCCGCCGACGACGGCAGCACCGACCAGCGGACCACCGTCGCGCAGGGCGCCGCCCCGCACAATCCCGCCGCCCCCGCCTCCACCGGCACCTGGGTCGGCGCATGGTCCACCTCTCCGGCGGGTGCCGAGCCCGGCACCGAGACCGAGGGCATGGCGGGCCGCTCGGTACGCAATGTCGTGCACTCCGCCATAGGGGGTACGAGTGCCCGCATCACGCTGTCCAACCTCTACGGCCAGTCGCCGCTGACCATCACCCACGCGTCGATCGCCGTCGCCGCGGGCAGCGACACCGCCGCCGCGACCGCGCAGACGATGCGGCGCCTCACCTTCGGCGGCAACACCACCGTCGTCGTCCCGGCCGGCGGCCAGGTCATGAGCGACGCGGTCCGCATCGCCATCGCGTACGGCAGTGACGTCCTGGTCACCACGTACTCCCCCACGCCGTCCGGGCCGGTCACCTACCACCCGCACGCCCGCCAGATCTCCTACGTCGCCGTCGGCGACCTCTCCGAGGACGTGACGGGGGCGGCGTACACCGAACAGAGCCCGTACTGGCGCTACCTGACCGCGCTGGACGTGCTGAGCAACGAGTCCGACGGCACGGTCGTCGTCCTCGGCGACTCGCTGACCGACGGCATCACCTCCACCCAGGGCGCCAACCACCGCTGGACGGACGTCCTTTCGGACCGGCTGCGCACGGCGATCGAGGCCGGCCGCGACCTGCCCCGCTACAGCGTCGTCAACCAGGGCATCAGCGGCAACCAGGTCCTCGCCAACGGCCTCGGCCGCCCCGCCGACAACCAGAGCGGTCTGGGCCGCTTCGGCCGGGACGTGCTGAGCCGCACGAACGTGAAGGTCGTCGTCATCGACCTCGGCGTCAACGACATCCTCCGCAACCCGCAGCTCGCCGACCCCGACAGGATCCTCGACGGCCTGCGCACGCTGGTCCGCCAGGCCCACGCCCGCGGCATCAAGGTCGTCGGCGCGACCCTGATGCCCTTCCAGGGCCACCGGGGATACACCGGGGCCAGGGAGGACGTCCGGCAGCGGATCAACGCCGAGATCCGCGACGGCAAGGTCTACGACGCGGTCGTGGACTTCGACGAGGCGCTCAGGGACCCGTACAACCCGCGGAGGCTGCGGTCCGACTACGACTCGGGGGACCGTCTCCACCCAAGCGACAAGGGGTACGCGCGGATGGCGGAGGCCTTCGACCTGGAGGACCTGAAGGGCTCGGCACCGGCGGAGCTGTAG
- a CDS encoding GNAT family N-acetyltransferase: MDVFLTTERLRLRAFTEADADVAALFALDNDPDVMRYLNGGKPTSLEAIRACSLPHLLHDYPCLGTRGFWAAEEKTTGGFLGWFEFRPLEEHSAEVVELGYRLNKAAWGRGYATEGCRALIDKGFGELGVERVTANTMTVNAGSRRVMEKAGLRFVRGFRSEWPEAIEGSEHGEVEYALTRADWGR, translated from the coding sequence ATGGATGTCTTCCTGACCACCGAGCGGCTACGGCTGCGCGCGTTCACCGAGGCCGACGCCGACGTCGCGGCCCTGTTCGCGCTGGACAACGACCCCGATGTCATGCGCTACCTCAACGGCGGCAAGCCGACGTCGTTGGAAGCGATCCGCGCCTGCTCCCTCCCGCACCTCCTCCACGACTATCCCTGCCTCGGCACCCGCGGCTTCTGGGCCGCCGAGGAGAAGACGACGGGTGGCTTTCTGGGATGGTTCGAGTTCCGGCCGCTGGAGGAACACAGTGCCGAGGTCGTGGAGCTGGGCTACCGGCTGAACAAGGCCGCCTGGGGCCGGGGTTACGCCACCGAGGGCTGCCGGGCGCTGATCGACAAGGGGTTCGGCGAGCTGGGCGTGGAACGGGTCACCGCGAACACCATGACGGTCAACGCGGGGTCCCGGCGGGTGATGGAGAAGGCGGGGCTACGGTTCGTACGGGGGTTCCGCAGCGAGTGGCCGGAGGCGATCGAGGGGTCGGAGCACGGGGAGGTCGAGTACGCGCTCACCCGCGCCGACTGGGGGCGTTGA
- a CDS encoding alginate lyase family protein: protein MTHVTSTSLISRRTMLRATAAVGTVGAFGVGTALSAPPAAAAGSGYAHPGLLHTGTDLARMKSKVTAGTAPYTAGYARLTANRHAQSGWTPNPRKTITRGGSGQNYAILYNDIHAAYQNALRYHVSGDAAHADTAVAILNAWSAELTTLAGNADRFLAAGLYGYQLANAAELVRDHPDFELDRFKEMLSGVFAPLSDSFLVQHNGAVVSNYWTNWDLAAMACVLATGIFCDDKAQVGRAVDYFKHGDGLGSIRNAIPVVHDDGLAEWLEAGRDQGHALLGVGLMGTFCEMAWNQGIDLYGYDDSRFLKGAQYVAKWSMGGEVPFTANTRAKGAVDGWSGSETVAGAAGVDPGMTRPIWAMIANHYTKRRGLSASYLTRIAAKSSPEGGGGDYGPNSGGYDQLGFGTLTFTRDRPTPSRTAPDPRPQTDASASASAAPASGEDLAATGSTDVVAWSATAGLTAVAGGLLLLRRRDKAGRGTAE from the coding sequence ATGACGCACGTGACTTCGACTTCACTGATCAGCCGCCGCACCATGCTCAGGGCAACCGCAGCCGTCGGTACGGTCGGAGCCTTCGGCGTCGGTACGGCCCTGTCGGCGCCGCCCGCCGCGGCCGCCGGCTCCGGGTACGCGCACCCGGGTCTGCTGCACACCGGCACGGACCTGGCCCGTATGAAGTCCAAGGTGACAGCGGGCACCGCGCCCTACACCGCCGGATACGCCCGGCTGACGGCCAACCGGCATGCGCAGAGCGGCTGGACGCCCAACCCGCGGAAGACCATCACCCGCGGCGGCTCCGGCCAGAACTACGCGATCCTCTACAACGACATCCATGCCGCGTACCAGAACGCCCTGCGGTACCACGTCAGCGGTGACGCCGCCCACGCAGACACCGCCGTGGCGATCCTCAACGCCTGGTCCGCCGAGCTCACCACGCTCGCCGGCAACGCGGACCGGTTCCTCGCCGCCGGACTGTACGGCTACCAGCTCGCCAACGCCGCCGAACTCGTCCGAGACCACCCCGACTTCGAGCTCGACCGCTTCAAGGAGATGCTGTCCGGGGTCTTCGCACCGCTCAGCGACAGCTTCCTCGTCCAGCACAACGGCGCGGTCGTCTCCAACTACTGGACCAACTGGGACCTCGCCGCCATGGCCTGCGTACTGGCCACCGGCATCTTCTGCGACGACAAGGCCCAAGTCGGCCGTGCGGTCGACTACTTCAAGCACGGCGACGGACTCGGCTCGATCAGGAACGCGATACCTGTCGTGCACGACGACGGGCTCGCCGAGTGGCTGGAGGCGGGGCGCGATCAGGGGCATGCGCTGCTCGGGGTCGGGCTGATGGGCACGTTCTGCGAGATGGCGTGGAACCAGGGCATCGATCTGTACGGCTATGACGACAGCCGCTTCCTCAAGGGGGCGCAGTACGTGGCGAAGTGGAGCATGGGTGGGGAGGTGCCGTTCACCGCGAACACGCGCGCCAAGGGGGCCGTCGATGGCTGGTCGGGGTCGGAGACGGTGGCCGGGGCGGCGGGTGTCGATCCCGGCATGACCCGTCCGATCTGGGCGATGATCGCCAACCACTACACCAAGCGGCGGGGGTTGTCCGCGTCGTACCTCACCCGGATCGCCGCGAAGTCCTCGCCGGAGGGTGGGGGCGGGGACTATGGGCCCAACAGTGGAGGTTACGACCAACTGGGCTTCGGAACGCTGACGTTCACCCGGGACCGGCCGACGCCGTCCCGTACGGCACCGGACCCTCGTCCACAGACCGACGCCTCCGCGTCCGCGTCCGCGGCTCCGGCTTCCGGTGAGGACCTCGCGGCCACGGGGTCCACCGACGTCGTCGCCTGGAGCGCCACGGCGGGGCTCACCGCCGTCGCGGGAGGCCTGCTTCTGCTCCGCCGCCGGGACAAGGCCGGTCGCGGGACCGCCGAGTAG
- a CDS encoding VOC family protein, whose protein sequence is MTVRRIMPDFQVESEEAMKASRDFYGLLGFREVMDMGWVVTLASPANPTAQISFFTEERTAPVVPDLSVEVEDVDAVYAQVVAAGADVVRELRDEEWGVRRFFVRDPNGQVVNVLTHRS, encoded by the coding sequence ATGACCGTCCGCCGGATCATGCCCGACTTCCAGGTCGAGTCGGAGGAGGCGATGAAGGCCAGCCGTGACTTCTACGGCCTGCTCGGCTTCCGCGAGGTGATGGACATGGGGTGGGTGGTCACCCTGGCCTCACCCGCCAACCCCACAGCCCAGATCAGCTTCTTCACCGAGGAGCGCACGGCCCCCGTCGTGCCGGACCTCAGCGTGGAGGTCGAGGACGTGGACGCGGTGTACGCGCAGGTCGTGGCGGCGGGCGCGGATGTCGTACGGGAGTTGCGGGACGAGGAGTGGGGCGTGCGGCGTTTCTTCGTGCGGGACCCGAACGGGCAGGTGGTGAACGTGCTGACGCACCGGAGTTAG
- a CDS encoding MFS transporter, with protein sequence MTTAEAETGRTVTSNIPARLDRLPWSRWHWTIVIGLGTVWILDGLEVTVVGNIAGRLSEPGSGLPISSGQVTGMAAALYVAGACAGALFWGRLTDKWGRKKLFMITLAVYLAATALTAVSFSTWWFFLFRFLTGFGIGGEYAAINSAIDELIPAQYRGRVDLMINGSFWLGAVGGSLLSIVALDTSVFAKDVGWRLTFALGAVLALVILLVRRHVPESPRWLLIHGRDEEAERIVSSIEERVEADRGEPLPPPAPDAELTIHQRRSVTFVEIGRTVFSKYRRRAVLGFALFIGQAFLYNAITFGFGAILTTFYDVPTGNTGYYFAVIAVGNFIGPLLLGKLFDTVGRRVMISSTYLLSGLLLFGTAWLFDRGALDATTLTACWCAVLFFASAGASSAYLTVSEIFPMETRAMSIAFFYALGTAAGGISGPLLFADLTGTGHVGDTVLAFQIGAALMCVAGLVAAALAVKAEQKSLEDVARPLTAVASETRSRSAAV encoded by the coding sequence ATGACCACTGCCGAGGCCGAGACGGGCCGGACCGTGACATCGAACATCCCCGCGAGACTCGACCGGCTGCCATGGTCACGCTGGCACTGGACGATCGTCATCGGACTGGGCACCGTGTGGATCCTCGACGGTCTGGAGGTGACCGTCGTCGGCAACATCGCGGGGAGGTTGTCGGAACCGGGGAGCGGGCTGCCGATCTCCTCCGGGCAGGTGACCGGTATGGCGGCGGCCCTGTATGTGGCGGGGGCGTGCGCGGGGGCACTCTTCTGGGGCCGCCTGACCGACAAGTGGGGCCGCAAGAAGCTGTTCATGATCACGCTGGCGGTGTATCTCGCGGCGACCGCGCTGACCGCGGTCTCCTTCTCCACCTGGTGGTTCTTCCTGTTCCGGTTCCTCACGGGGTTCGGGATCGGGGGCGAGTACGCGGCGATCAACTCGGCCATCGACGAGCTGATCCCGGCGCAGTACCGGGGGCGGGTCGACCTCATGATCAACGGAAGCTTCTGGCTGGGCGCGGTGGGAGGTTCGCTGCTGTCGATCGTCGCGCTGGACACGTCCGTGTTCGCGAAGGACGTGGGGTGGCGGCTGACGTTCGCGCTGGGCGCGGTGCTGGCGCTGGTGATCCTGCTGGTACGGCGTCATGTCCCGGAGAGTCCGAGGTGGTTGCTGATCCATGGGCGGGACGAGGAGGCGGAACGCATCGTGTCCTCGATCGAGGAGCGGGTGGAGGCGGACCGGGGCGAGCCGTTGCCGCCGCCGGCCCCTGACGCCGAGCTCACGATCCATCAGCGGCGCAGTGTGACGTTCGTCGAGATCGGCCGGACGGTGTTCTCGAAGTACCGGCGGCGGGCGGTTCTCGGTTTCGCTCTCTTCATCGGGCAGGCGTTCCTCTACAACGCGATCACCTTCGGCTTCGGGGCGATCCTCACGACGTTCTACGACGTCCCGACCGGCAACACCGGCTACTACTTCGCGGTGATCGCGGTCGGCAACTTCATCGGCCCGCTGCTGCTGGGCAAGCTGTTCGACACGGTCGGGCGCCGGGTGATGATCTCGTCGACGTATCTGCTGTCGGGGCTGCTGCTCTTCGGTACGGCGTGGCTGTTCGACCGTGGCGCGCTGGACGCGACGACGCTGACGGCGTGCTGGTGCGCGGTGCTGTTCTTCGCGTCGGCGGGTGCGTCGAGTGCGTATCTGACGGTGTCGGAGATTTTCCCGATGGAGACCCGGGCGATGTCCATCGCCTTCTTCTACGCCCTCGGCACGGCGGCGGGCGGCATCAGCGGCCCCCTGCTCTTCGCCGACCTGACCGGCACGGGCCACGTCGGCGACACCGTGCTCGCCTTCCAGATCGGCGCGGCCCTGATGTGCGTCGCGGGGCTGGTCGCGGCGGCGCTGGCGGTGAAGGCGGAGCAGAAGTCGCTGGAGGACGTCGCGCGCCCGCTGACGGCGGTGGCTTCGGAGACGCGGTCGCGGTCGGCTGCGGTGTGA
- a CDS encoding DUF1707 SHOCT-like domain-containing protein: MTDDELPDLRASDADRERVAEILRDAVAEGRLDMQEFEERLDATYKARTYGELTPITRDLPTAPGPAVNLFKEPVADGSWASRITGGEGSSTWGVAVMAGFQRKGRWTVPKRFTGFAFWGGGEIDLREANFADREVEITCVAIMGGIEVIVPPGVEVVVRGIGIMGGFDERAHEEPEDPQAPRVIVNGLALMGGVEVYRKLPRAERQRLKEERRLERLERKNARRELSSSHHDPLGLHDVHRDAMDQVHEAMEDRRELRRERRDRRRYED; encoded by the coding sequence ATGACGGACGACGAACTCCCGGACCTTCGCGCATCCGACGCCGACCGTGAGCGAGTGGCCGAGATCCTGCGGGACGCCGTCGCGGAGGGCCGTCTCGACATGCAGGAGTTCGAGGAGCGGCTGGACGCGACGTACAAGGCGCGGACCTACGGCGAGCTGACGCCGATCACCCGGGACCTGCCGACCGCGCCCGGGCCGGCGGTGAACCTGTTCAAGGAGCCCGTCGCGGACGGGAGTTGGGCGTCGAGGATCACAGGCGGCGAGGGCTCGTCGACGTGGGGCGTCGCCGTCATGGCCGGGTTCCAGCGCAAGGGGCGCTGGACCGTGCCGAAGCGGTTCACCGGCTTCGCCTTCTGGGGCGGTGGCGAGATCGATCTGCGGGAGGCGAACTTCGCGGACCGCGAGGTCGAGATCACCTGTGTGGCGATCATGGGCGGTATCGAGGTGATCGTGCCGCCGGGTGTCGAGGTCGTCGTGCGCGGGATCGGGATCATGGGCGGTTTCGACGAGCGCGCCCACGAGGAGCCGGAGGATCCGCAGGCCCCGCGGGTGATCGTCAACGGGCTCGCCCTGATGGGCGGCGTCGAGGTGTACCGGAAGCTGCCCAGGGCGGAGCGACAGCGGCTGAAGGAGGAGCGGCGGCTGGAGCGGCTGGAGCGGAAGAACGCGCGCCGGGAGCTGAGCTCTTCCCACCACGATCCGCTCGGCCTCCACGATGTCCACCGTGACGCCATGGACCAGGTCCACGAGGCGATGGAGGACCGCCGCGAGCTGCGCCGGGAGCGGCGGGACCGGCGGCGGTACGAGGACTGA
- a CDS encoding ABC transporter permease, whose product MVDTGRVADTGGAVESGEVTGSGELARSGRVVDGLRVYRMISAMWIRSTMAYRASFLMTTLGNFTATALDFVAIMLMFSRVDALGGYTLPQVAFLYGLSSTAFGLADLLLGSMEKLGRRVRDGTLDTLLVRPAPVLAQMAADQFGLRRLGRITQGVMVLGYGLATVDIDWTALKLLLMPVMILSGAGIFGAVFIAGAAFQFVAKDASEVQNAFTYGGTTMLQYPPTVFATELVRGVTFVFPLAFVNWLPATYVLGVPLPLGLPAWVAFLSPLVAVGCCALAGLAWRAGLRTYQSTGN is encoded by the coding sequence GTGGTTGACACCGGCAGGGTGGCCGACACCGGCGGGGCGGTCGAGAGCGGCGAAGTGACCGGAAGCGGCGAACTGGCCAGGAGCGGCAGGGTCGTCGACGGGCTGCGCGTCTACCGGATGATCTCCGCGATGTGGATCCGCTCCACGATGGCCTACCGGGCCTCCTTCCTCATGACCACGCTGGGCAACTTCACGGCGACCGCGCTCGACTTCGTCGCGATCATGCTGATGTTCTCCCGTGTCGACGCGCTCGGCGGTTACACGCTGCCCCAAGTCGCCTTCCTGTACGGGCTGTCCAGCACCGCGTTCGGTCTCGCCGATCTGCTGCTGGGCTCGATGGAGAAGCTGGGTCGGCGGGTGCGTGACGGCACGCTGGACACGCTGCTGGTGCGTCCGGCGCCGGTGCTCGCGCAGATGGCGGCGGACCAGTTCGGGCTGCGGCGCCTGGGCCGGATCACGCAGGGTGTGATGGTGCTGGGCTACGGGCTGGCCACGGTCGACATCGACTGGACGGCGCTGAAGCTGCTGCTGATGCCGGTGATGATCCTGAGCGGCGCCGGGATCTTCGGTGCGGTGTTCATCGCGGGCGCGGCCTTCCAGTTCGTGGCGAAGGACGCCTCCGAGGTGCAGAACGCGTTCACGTACGGCGGTACGACGATGCTGCAGTATCCGCCGACGGTGTTCGCGACGGAGCTGGTGCGCGGGGTGACGTTCGTGTTCCCGCTGGCCTTCGTCAACTGGCTGCCGGCCACGTATGTGCTGGGTGTGCCGCTGCCGCTGGGGCTGCCCGCGTGGGTGGCGTTCCTGTCGCCGCTGGTGGCGGTGGGGTGTTGTGCGCTGGCGGGGCTGGCGTGGCGGGCCGGGTTGCGGACGTATCAGAGCACGGGGAACTGA
- a CDS encoding DUF445 domain-containing protein, giving the protein MCTGDHERVEWMERTKPDESDTTDVGQHARPVAAGNRAMTAFSAADEEKQRGVRRMKLTAAGLLLFVAVVYVLAEVASGHGAGPWAGYVAAAAEAGMVGAMADWFAVTALFRHPLGLPIPHTAIIPNKKDQLGVSLGEFVGENFLSEDVVRQRLRAVGIGSRLGAWLAEPEHADRVTAELSAALRGALTVLRDSDVQAVVGEAITRRADAQEIAPGIGKMLDKIVADGGHRRVVDLVVTRAHDWLVLHDEQVMDAVQGGAPGWTPRFVDKKVGERVYKELLRFVTEMRDMPSHPARGALDRFLTDFATDLQSDTDTRARVERLKGEVLGRGEVQDLIASAWTAVRSMIVSAAEDERSELRLRVRASLLSLGARMAVEPRLQAKVDRWVEGAAVYVVTTYRREITLLITDTVAGWDAEHTTRKIEAHIGRDLQFIRINGTVVGSLAGLLIYTVARALGA; this is encoded by the coding sequence ATGTGTACCGGGGATCACGAACGGGTGGAGTGGATGGAACGCACGAAACCAGACGAATCGGATACCACTGACGTAGGGCAGCATGCCCGCCCGGTCGCCGCCGGTAACCGCGCGATGACCGCGTTCAGCGCCGCCGACGAGGAGAAGCAGCGCGGCGTACGCCGCATGAAGCTCACCGCTGCCGGGCTGCTGCTGTTCGTGGCGGTCGTGTACGTGCTCGCCGAGGTGGCCTCGGGGCACGGGGCGGGCCCGTGGGCCGGCTATGTCGCCGCGGCCGCCGAGGCCGGGATGGTGGGTGCGATGGCGGACTGGTTCGCGGTCACGGCCCTCTTCCGCCACCCGCTCGGTCTGCCCATCCCGCACACCGCGATCATCCCGAACAAGAAGGACCAGCTCGGCGTCTCCCTGGGGGAGTTCGTCGGGGAGAACTTCCTCTCCGAGGACGTCGTACGCCAACGGCTGCGGGCGGTGGGCATCGGCAGCCGGCTGGGCGCGTGGCTCGCGGAGCCCGAGCACGCCGACCGGGTGACGGCGGAGCTCTCGGCGGCACTGCGCGGGGCGCTGACCGTGCTGCGGGACTCCGATGTGCAGGCGGTCGTGGGAGAGGCGATCACCCGGCGGGCCGACGCGCAGGAGATCGCGCCGGGCATCGGGAAGATGCTGGACAAGATCGTCGCGGACGGCGGACACCGGCGGGTCGTGGACCTCGTGGTGACGCGGGCCCACGACTGGCTGGTGCTCCACGACGAACAGGTCATGGACGCGGTGCAGGGCGGCGCGCCCGGCTGGACCCCCCGTTTCGTCGACAAGAAGGTCGGCGAGCGGGTCTACAAGGAACTGCTGCGGTTCGTGACGGAGATGCGGGACATGCCCTCGCACCCGGCGCGGGGCGCGCTGGACCGTTTCCTGACGGACTTCGCGACCGATCTGCAGTCCGACACGGACACGCGGGCGCGGGTCGAGCGGCTCAAGGGCGAGGTCCTCGGGCGCGGCGAGGTCCAGGACCTGATCGCGTCCGCCTGGACCGCCGTACGGTCGATGATCGTCTCCGCCGCCGAGGACGAGCGCAGTGAGCTACGGCTGCGGGTGCGGGCGTCGTTGCTGTCGCTGGGGGCGCGGATGGCGGTGGAGCCCCGGTTGCAGGCCAAGGTCGACAGGTGGGTCGAGGGGGCCGCGGTGTACGTGGTGACCACGTACCGCCGCGAGATCACCCTGCTCATCACGGACACGGTGGCGGGCTGGGACGCCGAGCACACGACGCGGAAGATCGAGGCTCATATCGGACGGGACCTGCAGTTCATCCGGATCAACGGCACGGTGGTGGGCTCGTTGGCGGGGCTGCTGATCTATACGGTGGCGCGGGCGCTCGGGGCGTAG